One part of the bacterium genome encodes these proteins:
- a CDS encoding methyltransferase domain-containing protein produces the protein MPELPAPTQEQAAHFDYLEGLRGYNYTVHVKGILDAYERATAAGGSVPATMDEAGAIIAPGHLYRFAAATQHQAQKMGWAAARRSLEDHTSRLAEVLDRMPPEPRGQLVLDPALELPEYYTERDSEGLDDIHLVPGGYWGDPLVGPVYERGGALYRMAWRTGYTGSPPGALVAFAKGAPAGDYRRILDLGCSFGGLTMALREAYPDAEEVAGIDISAAALRWAHLTAEERGLAIAFEQRDATATGYPDGSFDLIAGFLLLHELSAEVLDAVMAEAYRLLRPGGHMRFLDMPPYAALPPERAFLQSFDCEGNGEAFWDEFLSRDFKAVLGDRGFVNVSDGPLDYDEPDYWGTAALLRTGEFRLENRWVNAADKPAA, from the coding sequence ATGCCTGAGCTGCCTGCTCCGACCCAGGAGCAGGCAGCTCACTTCGACTACCTCGAGGGCCTGCGGGGCTACAACTACACCGTGCACGTGAAGGGCATCCTGGATGCCTACGAGCGCGCAACGGCCGCGGGCGGCTCCGTGCCCGCCACGATGGACGAGGCCGGCGCGATCATCGCCCCCGGCCACCTCTACCGGTTCGCCGCCGCCACACAGCACCAGGCGCAGAAGATGGGTTGGGCTGCGGCAAGGCGCTCGCTCGAGGATCACACGAGCCGGCTCGCGGAGGTTCTGGACCGCATGCCTCCCGAACCCCGCGGGCAGCTCGTGCTGGATCCCGCCCTGGAGTTGCCCGAGTACTACACGGAGCGCGACAGCGAGGGACTCGACGACATCCACCTCGTGCCCGGCGGCTACTGGGGCGACCCGCTCGTCGGCCCGGTCTACGAGCGGGGCGGCGCCCTCTACCGCATGGCGTGGCGCACGGGCTACACGGGCAGCCCGCCCGGTGCGCTCGTGGCGTTCGCCAAGGGCGCGCCGGCGGGCGACTACCGGCGGATCCTCGACCTGGGATGTTCGTTCGGCGGGCTCACGATGGCCCTGCGGGAGGCCTACCCGGACGCGGAGGAGGTCGCGGGGATCGACATCTCCGCCGCCGCCCTGCGCTGGGCGCACCTGACGGCGGAGGAGCGCGGCCTGGCCATCGCGTTCGAACAGCGGGACGCCACCGCGACCGGGTATCCCGACGGGAGCTTCGACCTCATCGCCGGATTCCTGCTCCTCCACGAGTTGAGCGCGGAGGTTCTCGACGCCGTCATGGCCGAGGCGTACCGGCTCCTGCGACCGGGCGGCCACATGCGGTTCCTGGACATGCCCCCCTACGCGGCCCTGCCACCGGAGCGCGCCTTCCTGCAGTCCTTCGACTGCGAGGGGAACGGCGAGGCGTTCTGGGACGAATTCCTCTCCCGGGACTTCAAGGCCGTCCTGGGGGACCGTGGCTTCGTGAACGTCAGCGACGGTCCCCTGGACTACGACGAACCGGACTATTGGGGCACCGCCGCGCTGCTGCGCACCGGGGAGTTCCGCCTCGAGAACCGCTGGGTGAACGCGGCCGACAAGCCCGCCGCCTGA
- a CDS encoding MFS transporter, with protein MTAERSHWWVMAAGALTSLVLNLDQATVLLGAPTIAEALGADLSATQWMFSGFLLPLAALVMLGGGLTDRFGTSLMLRCGLALFIAGTVGSAFAGSMGLLIGLRAVSGTGAALAFPASVALLRVHLPAGRPLNVALGLWFTGALGGSAIGPLIGGLLLRAWPWWSIFWLSCGFALAALVPVLIGVREDPAPPTATDLRVLPSLAGSVGLALLIWGLISAGQEGWGSGPVLWRVLGGLGVLALMTAALRRGAGSRPEVGIDRRRLAAGLIIMLLAIVSVVGTMFFVITYLQGILGFSPLVAGAAFMPFGVVAALISPFAMRLLERFGFGRMLGSAVLLEVAGLVLVSRMTPMSPYPVVGIALALVGGAMSVFPAVSLHLALSAAPASRGGIVSGAHTVAIQLGQLLSIAIIGSLVASRVGGVYRSLLGDDGLDPDVPAEITTDLALGRSAAPPGVSEADAVLYEIAGEKAFTTAVGQAALIVLAAIAAAAVLAIAVLRPKREPSAAVSATEESVRGADR; from the coding sequence ATGACAGCTGAACGATCCCACTGGTGGGTGATGGCAGCAGGAGCACTCACCAGCCTCGTCCTGAATCTCGACCAGGCGACGGTGCTGCTGGGAGCGCCGACCATCGCCGAGGCGCTCGGCGCCGACCTGTCGGCAACCCAGTGGATGTTCTCGGGATTCCTCCTTCCCTTGGCGGCATTGGTCATGCTGGGGGGCGGGCTGACGGACCGCTTCGGCACCTCGTTGATGCTCCGCTGCGGACTGGCGCTCTTCATCGCCGGCACGGTCGGCAGCGCCTTCGCCGGCAGCATGGGACTGCTGATCGGCCTGCGGGCGGTGTCGGGCACCGGCGCGGCGCTGGCCTTCCCGGCCTCCGTGGCGCTGCTGCGTGTGCACCTGCCCGCCGGGCGGCCGCTCAACGTCGCGCTGGGCCTGTGGTTCACCGGTGCGCTCGGGGGCTCGGCGATCGGCCCCCTCATCGGCGGGCTCCTGCTGCGGGCATGGCCGTGGTGGTCGATCTTCTGGCTGTCGTGCGGCTTCGCACTGGCCGCGCTGGTGCCGGTGCTGATCGGTGTGCGGGAGGATCCGGCGCCGCCGACCGCGACCGACCTGCGGGTGCTGCCCAGTCTTGCGGGCTCGGTCGGCCTGGCCCTGCTGATCTGGGGCCTCATCAGCGCCGGCCAGGAGGGCTGGGGCTCCGGCCCGGTGTTGTGGCGGGTGCTCGGAGGCCTGGGGGTGCTGGCGCTCATGACGGCGGCCCTGCGCCGCGGGGCCGGCTCGCGCCCGGAGGTGGGGATCGACCGCCGGCGCCTCGCTGCGGGCCTCATCATCATGCTGCTGGCGATCGTCTCGGTGGTCGGGACGATGTTCTTCGTGATCACCTACCTACAGGGCATACTCGGGTTCTCGCCGCTGGTGGCGGGCGCCGCGTTCATGCCGTTCGGCGTCGTGGCCGCCCTGATCTCCCCCTTCGCCATGCGCCTTCTCGAGCGGTTCGGCTTCGGCCGCATGCTGGGGTCGGCCGTGCTGCTGGAGGTGGCCGGCCTCGTGCTGGTCTCCCGGATGACCCCCATGTCGCCGTACCCCGTCGTCGGCATCGCCCTGGCGCTGGTCGGGGGCGCCATGTCGGTGTTCCCGGCGGTCTCGCTGCATCTGGCGCTCAGCGCCGCGCCCGCATCCCGCGGCGGGATCGTCTCGGGCGCGCACACCGTGGCGATCCAGCTCGGCCAGCTCCTCTCGATCGCCATCATCGGCTCGCTCGTCGCCTCGCGGGTCGGCGGCGTCTACCGCTCCCTGTTGGGGGATGACGGGCTCGACCCGGACGTGCCCGCCGAGATCACCACCGACCTGGCGTTGGGGCGCAGTGCGGCACCGCCGGGCGTCTCGGAAGCGGACGCCGTGCTCTACGAGATCGCCGGCGAGAAGGCTTTCACCACCGCGGTCGGGCAGGCCGCCCTGATCGTGCTCGCCGCGATCGCCGCGGCGGCCGTCTTGGCTATCGCCGTCCTGAGGCCGAAGCGGGAGCCCTCCGCGGCCGTCAGTGCGACAGAGGAGTCAGTCCGCGGAGCCGATCGATGA
- a CDS encoding ATP-binding cassette domain-containing protein, translating to MSDGSHGSTVSGGAGAIAVEGLNKTFGTRRGVPDVVAAEDVGFTVPYGRTLGIVGESGSGKSTVARCILGLTPVDSGRIEVLGRSITDAPVRALRSWRSEMQIVFQEPYESLDPRYHVWEAVAEPLLLHTDLRGADLARRVHELLEQVALSPDLAGRYPHELSGGQQQRVNIARALATSPRVLILDEPTASLDVSVQEGVLRLLLSLQRELNLTYVLISHDLKAIRAVCERVAVMYLGRVVEIGPTDEVLSNPKHPYTEFLIGAELSVDPDVAPAASVVRGEVSSTERPGGCVFTARCPLVTSACHDAQPALVEATPGHTAACILVEPESVASQSSGAG from the coding sequence ATGAGCGACGGATCCCACGGCTCGACGGTGAGCGGTGGCGCCGGCGCCATCGCCGTCGAAGGCCTCAACAAGACCTTCGGTACCCGGCGCGGCGTGCCCGACGTGGTGGCCGCTGAGGACGTCGGTTTCACGGTCCCCTACGGGCGGACGCTCGGCATCGTCGGCGAGAGCGGCTCGGGGAAGTCGACCGTCGCCCGCTGCATCCTGGGGCTCACCCCGGTTGATTCCGGCAGGATCGAGGTGCTCGGCCGCTCCATCACCGATGCGCCGGTTCGCGCGCTCCGCTCGTGGCGCAGCGAGATGCAGATCGTCTTCCAGGAGCCCTACGAGTCGCTGGATCCCCGCTATCACGTCTGGGAGGCGGTCGCCGAGCCCCTGCTCCTGCACACCGACCTGCGGGGCGCGGACCTGGCGAGACGGGTCCACGAACTGCTGGAGCAGGTGGCGCTCTCGCCGGATCTGGCGGGCCGCTACCCGCACGAACTCTCCGGGGGACAGCAGCAGCGGGTCAACATCGCCAGAGCGCTGGCGACGTCGCCGCGGGTGCTCATCCTCGACGAACCGACGGCCTCGCTCGACGTGTCGGTGCAGGAGGGCGTGCTGCGGTTGCTGCTGAGCCTGCAGCGGGAACTGAACCTCACCTACGTCCTCATCTCCCACGACCTGAAGGCGATCCGGGCCGTCTGCGAGCGCGTGGCGGTCATGTACCTGGGGCGAGTCGTGGAGATCGGTCCCACCGACGAGGTCCTGTCGAACCCCAAGCACCCCTACACCGAGTTCCTCATCGGCGCCGAGCTGTCGGTGGACCCCGACGTGGCCCCCGCCGCGAGCGTCGTGCGGGGCGAGGTGAGCAGCACCGAACGGCCCGGGGGTTGCGTCTTCACGGCGCGCTGTCCCTTGGTCACGAGCGCCTGCCACGACGCGCAACCCGCCCTGGTCGAAGCGACGCCCGGTCACACCGCAGCCTGCATCCTCGTCGAGCCCGAGAGCGTCGCGTCGCAGTCCTCGGGCGCCGGCTGA
- a CDS encoding ABC transporter ATP-binding protein produces the protein MSGPALVARDLSVEITGRDGVTPVLDGVGLELRRGRMHGLVGETGSGKSMTARSVIGLLPPGGRITAGSVQLGGRELLGLDADELRELRGASIGMVFQNPRTALYPMMTIETQMANVLKAHLDLDRRGRAARIRERLRLVGIDDVDRIARSYPHELSGGLAQRAVIATALLCDPEVLIADEPTTGLDATIQRQILELIAFLQSELSLSVLIITHDLGIIAQYCDTVSVMHDGRVVEDGDMRGVLLSPQHDYTKRLIAASDLRGLHAQRVQDAGR, from the coding sequence ATGAGCGGACCGGCCCTCGTGGCGAGGGACCTCAGCGTCGAGATCACCGGGCGCGACGGCGTCACCCCCGTGCTGGACGGCGTCGGCCTGGAGCTCCGGAGGGGCCGGATGCACGGCCTCGTGGGCGAGACCGGCTCGGGGAAGTCGATGACGGCGCGCTCGGTCATCGGACTCCTGCCTCCCGGTGGGCGGATCACCGCAGGCTCGGTGCAACTCGGAGGCAGGGAGCTGCTCGGGCTCGACGCCGATGAACTGCGGGAGCTGCGCGGCGCATCGATCGGCATGGTGTTCCAGAACCCCCGGACGGCGCTGTACCCGATGATGACCATCGAGACCCAGATGGCCAACGTGTTGAAGGCGCATCTGGACCTGGACCGGCGGGGGCGCGCCGCCCGGATCCGCGAGCGGCTCCGCCTGGTCGGGATCGACGACGTGGACCGGATCGCCCGGTCGTACCCCCACGAGTTGAGCGGCGGTCTGGCGCAGCGGGCCGTGATCGCCACGGCGCTGCTCTGCGATCCGGAGGTGCTGATCGCCGATGAGCCCACCACCGGCCTCGACGCCACGATCCAGCGCCAGATCCTGGAGTTGATCGCCTTCCTGCAGTCGGAATTGTCGCTGTCGGTTCTCATCATCACCCACGACCTGGGCATCATCGCCCAGTACTGCGACACGGTCTCGGTCATGCACGACGGGCGGGTCGTGGAGGACGGGGACATGCGCGGGGTCCTGCTCTCGCCGCAGCACGACTACACCAAACGCCTCATCGCCGCATCGGACCTGCGCGGGTTGCACGCGCAGCGAGTGCAGGACGCCGGCCGATGA
- a CDS encoding isochorismatase family protein, giving the protein MSSQTEDRRSWLASIPGDDLDVYELSGFGGASGFGDHPALLVIDVQYRTAGDRPVPIREAITTMYPTACGDRAWAAMPHIARLLGAAREAAIPIVYPYVAPKKAVDAGRFGSINPAITSISERGYEFVAEVAPEEGDVLLPKRHASAFFGTALVSYLVDFGVDTVILAGCTTSGCIRATAVDAFSYNFRTIVPEECVYDRIQASHDVGLFDLDAKYADVLPAAAVIDRLRGLTPLSH; this is encoded by the coding sequence ATGAGCAGCCAGACCGAGGATCGACGGTCGTGGCTGGCCTCGATCCCCGGAGACGACCTCGACGTGTACGAGTTGTCGGGATTCGGCGGGGCCTCGGGTTTCGGCGACCATCCCGCGCTGCTCGTCATCGACGTGCAGTACCGCACAGCCGGCGACAGGCCGGTGCCGATCCGCGAAGCGATCACCACCATGTACCCGACGGCCTGCGGCGACAGGGCGTGGGCGGCGATGCCGCACATCGCCCGGCTCCTCGGCGCGGCGCGGGAGGCCGCGATCCCGATCGTCTACCCGTACGTCGCACCCAAGAAGGCCGTCGACGCGGGGCGCTTCGGCAGCATCAACCCGGCCATCACCTCGATCAGCGAGCGGGGCTACGAGTTCGTGGCCGAGGTGGCGCCGGAGGAGGGAGACGTGCTGCTTCCCAAGCGCCACGCCAGCGCCTTCTTCGGAACGGCTCTGGTGAGTTACCTCGTGGACTTCGGGGTGGACACGGTGATCCTCGCCGGCTGCACCACGAGCGGATGCATCCGGGCCACCGCCGTGGATGCCTTCTCCTACAACTTCCGGACGATCGTCCCCGAGGAGTGCGTGTACGACCGCATCCAGGCGAGCCACGACGTGGGGCTGTTCGACCTCGATGCCAAGTACGCCGACGTGCTGCCGGCGGCGGCGGTCATCGATCGGCTCCGCGGACTGACTCCTCTGTCGCACTGA
- a CDS encoding ABC transporter permease has protein sequence MRARQWAWLIVKRILFMIPILFGVATATFFLTRLAGGDPAYLVAGSFATEEVIANVRAQLGTDQPLGAQYADFLGDTVRGDLGTSLFTDRPVTTDLADRLPATLELVVLALAFALVFGLALGSYAAHRRGRGGDRAVRFGSFSALSVPDFWLGLVLLFVFFFKLDIAPGPTGQLSPGGPAPRDVTGAALFDAMITLNGEAFRASLHHIWLPLMTMVLIFTAPIARLARSAAIESLTSDSILFGRACGLSNRKLWVYATRGALPPVVTFVGILFSVLLGSAVLVETVFSWGGAAQYAVNAIRQSDFPAVQGFVLVAGALSVAIFFVVDLLYRVIDPRVRL, from the coding sequence GTGAGGGCGCGGCAATGGGCGTGGCTCATCGTCAAGCGCATCCTCTTCATGATTCCGATCCTATTCGGCGTGGCGACGGCGACTTTCTTCCTCACCCGGCTGGCCGGCGGCGACCCGGCGTATCTGGTCGCCGGCTCCTTCGCCACAGAGGAGGTGATCGCCAACGTCCGGGCCCAACTCGGCACGGATCAGCCGCTGGGTGCTCAATACGCCGACTTCCTCGGCGACACTGTCCGCGGCGATCTCGGCACGTCGCTCTTCACTGACCGTCCGGTCACGACCGATCTGGCCGACCGGCTGCCCGCCACGCTGGAGTTGGTCGTGCTGGCACTGGCCTTCGCCCTCGTCTTCGGTCTGGCGCTGGGCAGCTATGCGGCCCATCGGCGGGGCAGGGGCGGCGACAGGGCGGTCCGCTTCGGCAGTTTTTCCGCTCTCTCGGTGCCCGACTTCTGGCTGGGACTCGTCCTGCTGTTCGTCTTCTTCTTCAAGCTCGACATCGCCCCCGGCCCCACGGGACAGCTGTCTCCGGGCGGACCCGCACCGCGCGACGTGACCGGCGCGGCGCTCTTCGACGCGATGATCACGCTGAACGGTGAGGCCTTCAGGGCATCCCTGCACCACATCTGGCTGCCGCTCATGACGATGGTGCTCATCTTCACCGCGCCCATCGCCCGCCTGGCCCGCTCGGCCGCCATCGAATCGCTGACATCGGACTCCATCCTCTTCGGGCGGGCCTGCGGCCTGTCGAACCGCAAGCTCTGGGTGTACGCCACGCGGGGCGCCCTTCCCCCGGTGGTGACCTTCGTGGGAATCCTCTTCAGCGTGCTTCTGGGAAGCGCCGTGCTGGTTGAGACGGTGTTCTCCTGGGGCGGAGCGGCCCAGTACGCCGTCAACGCCATCCGCCAGAGCGACTTCCCGGCCGTGCAGGGGTTCGTGCTCGTCGCGGGGGCGCTGTCGGTGGCCATCTTCTTCGTCGTTGATCTGCTCTACCGGGTCATCGACCCCCGGGTGCGGTTGTGA
- a CDS encoding ABC transporter permease, with product MNPPPDARNEAALEFVLPRHAEGFAKRLRRSLNPPLLWGAFIIFVLALGAYVVPAVWQFGAEIANPREALRPPSVRHPFGTDRSGFDIFVRVFHAPRIDLTIVVLGVGLGALIGIVLGVAAGFSRRLMGEFSMRLADIVQAFPLLILAIALVSLGGNSLTNVVFVLAFVNAPVFLRLVRSRVLTVREQRYIQAAVALGNSTTRLVFRHVLPNSLGPAVVQFGVSMGYGILTLAGLAYLGVGVQVPTPEWGSMILGGAGYITTGQWWISIFPGIFLAFAVFAFNLLSEGIEQAREVHLR from the coding sequence GTGAACCCGCCCCCGGACGCCCGCAACGAGGCCGCTCTCGAGTTCGTGCTGCCGAGACACGCCGAAGGCTTCGCCAAACGGCTGCGACGGAGCCTGAACCCCCCGCTGCTGTGGGGTGCGTTCATCATCTTCGTGCTGGCGCTGGGCGCCTACGTGGTCCCGGCGGTCTGGCAATTCGGCGCCGAGATCGCCAACCCGCGCGAGGCGCTGCGGCCGCCCAGCGTCCGGCACCCCTTCGGGACCGACCGCTCCGGGTTCGACATCTTCGTGCGGGTGTTCCACGCCCCGCGGATCGATCTGACCATCGTGGTGCTCGGGGTGGGCCTCGGCGCGCTGATCGGCATCGTGTTGGGCGTGGCCGCGGGCTTCTCCCGGCGCCTCATGGGCGAGTTCTCGATGCGGCTCGCCGACATCGTGCAGGCCTTCCCGCTGCTGATCCTGGCGATCGCCCTGGTGTCACTGGGCGGCAACAGCCTGACCAACGTGGTGTTCGTCCTGGCCTTCGTGAACGCTCCGGTGTTCCTGCGGCTGGTCCGCAGCCGCGTGCTGACCGTCCGCGAGCAGCGCTACATCCAGGCCGCGGTGGCGCTGGGCAACTCCACCACGCGCCTCGTGTTCCGCCACGTGCTGCCCAACTCGCTCGGACCCGCCGTCGTGCAGTTCGGCGTCTCGATGGGCTACGGGATCCTCACGCTGGCGGGCCTGGCCTACCTGGGCGTCGGGGTGCAGGTGCCGACGCCCGAATGGGGTTCGATGATCCTCGGAGGCGCCGGCTACATCACCACCGGCCAGTGGTGGATCTCGATCTTCCCCGGCATCTTCCTGGCGTTCGCCGTGTTCGCCTTCAACCTGCTCAGCGAGGGGATCGAGCAGGCCCGGGAGGTGCACCTGCGATGA
- a CDS encoding oxaloacetate decarboxylase has product MVSPETAGSETSGIPQGVGGPPAPSRCAALRALLDRPQATVVVGAVNALAARLVERAGFDCCFVTGAGLANSQFGLPDIGLVSMTEVVDEAARICDAVDIPVIVDADTGFGGPLSVMRTVHLLEKAGAAAVQIEDQAMPKRCGHFAGQRLVEPAEMLSRIDAALSARADPDLVVIARTDARSVLGFDEAMRRARLYAEAGADVIFVEAPRTVEEIRGIPAELGGTPVLLNVVEGGKTPQLPREELQEMGYRLILHANLLLRVMLKAGEDALAHLYEHGDSVDLGDRVLGWAQRQALVDLERFDDLENRLSNESIEQ; this is encoded by the coding sequence ATGGTCTCCCCGGAGACCGCCGGTTCGGAGACCTCCGGTATCCCCCAGGGGGTCGGGGGGCCGCCGGCCCCATCACGGTGTGCCGCCCTGCGGGCTCTGCTCGACCGACCGCAGGCCACGGTCGTGGTCGGCGCGGTGAACGCCCTCGCGGCCCGCCTGGTGGAGCGGGCGGGATTCGACTGCTGTTTCGTGACCGGGGCTGGGCTCGCCAACTCGCAGTTCGGGCTGCCGGACATCGGTCTCGTCTCGATGACCGAAGTGGTGGACGAGGCCGCCAGGATCTGCGATGCCGTCGATATCCCGGTCATCGTGGACGCCGACACCGGCTTCGGTGGACCGCTGTCGGTGATGCGCACGGTCCACCTGCTCGAGAAGGCGGGCGCCGCCGCCGTCCAGATCGAGGATCAGGCGATGCCGAAGCGGTGCGGGCACTTCGCCGGGCAGCGGCTCGTGGAGCCCGCGGAGATGCTCTCCCGGATCGACGCCGCGCTCAGTGCCCGTGCGGACCCCGACCTGGTGGTGATCGCCCGGACCGACGCTCGCTCGGTGCTGGGCTTCGACGAGGCGATGCGCCGGGCGCGCCTCTACGCGGAGGCCGGAGCCGACGTCATCTTCGTGGAGGCGCCGCGGACGGTGGAGGAGATACGCGGGATTCCCGCCGAGTTGGGGGGCACGCCCGTGCTCCTCAACGTCGTGGAGGGAGGCAAGACCCCACAGTTGCCCCGCGAGGAGTTGCAGGAGATGGGCTACCGGTTGATCCTGCACGCCAATCTGCTGCTGCGGGTCATGCTCAAGGCCGGCGAGGACGCTCTGGCGCATCTCTACGAGCACGGCGACTCTGTGGATTTGGGCGATCGGGTGCTCGGATGGGCGCAGCGTCAGGCCCTCGTGGATCTGGAGCGGTTCGACGACCTCGAGAATCGACTGAGCAATGAATCGATTGAGCAATGA
- a CDS encoding ABC transporter substrate-binding protein, giving the protein MNSGSSSKIRRGRVSGRAGWIAVVGTLALLAAACAADDGAQDTADSALGEAQAAQSEANVALADAQAASAQADAALAAAEEAQAAANLAQATAEGNQEAVAEAEAALADAQAAADEARSQAAAAQSEADSARAAAEEAQAEAQAAAEREAAAPAPAPEPPAPAPEPPPPPPAAAPAVPEEVVLALAGPVLAINPDGPGQNNLPSVGIFFATYDSLTNWEIPADRDALYASLEGGNSGQAQPELAESWEISDDGSVYTFHLRQGVMSDAGNEMTAADVYWSLEKAMAAGTTGAFWLLVAGLTSIDQVETIDDYTIRISGLVGDKLLPSLGTGWLAIYDSVYLQENHATDEDPYANEWLNQNTAGFGPYRVLEFGPGGDEMVLEARENYWGPQPALTRVIQRSVPDANSRLQLLLAGDVAFAAELTTLGVEQAKATDGVAVTRIFTTTGAFLALTYDPPFDDPAVRAAIAQAIPYQDIIDVVFQGDAVLWDSILIPPVPGYTNEFYRGYDVEAAGAVLSGIDAPLTLAYADGLPLDEEIAILVQNSFREAGFDLAIEKQPRATFDGRKYGRTGELQFFVDVLDTPAYYDANYYGFIYGGVGGFLNWFGYANDELNAALEAVIHPATMEEAALTIQRIYAEDYPIHPIAWTGLDYAHADFLTLPRALTGNGLVRIQDFEAADG; this is encoded by the coding sequence ATGAACTCCGGATCGTCGAGCAAGATCCGCCGCGGGCGGGTGTCGGGACGGGCAGGCTGGATTGCCGTCGTGGGAACGTTGGCGCTGCTCGCAGCAGCCTGCGCGGCCGACGATGGCGCCCAGGACACGGCCGATTCGGCTCTGGGCGAAGCGCAGGCAGCCCAGTCCGAAGCCAACGTGGCGCTCGCCGACGCGCAAGCGGCCTCCGCCCAGGCGGACGCGGCGCTCGCCGCCGCCGAAGAGGCCCAGGCCGCAGCCAACCTGGCGCAGGCCACCGCCGAGGGCAACCAGGAGGCCGTCGCCGAGGCCGAGGCGGCGCTCGCCGACGCCCAGGCAGCCGCCGACGAGGCACGCTCGCAGGCGGCCGCCGCCCAGAGCGAGGCCGACTCGGCGCGGGCCGCCGCGGAGGAAGCCCAGGCCGAAGCCCAAGCGGCCGCCGAACGCGAAGCCGCAGCACCCGCGCCGGCGCCGGAGCCGCCCGCTCCCGCGCCCGAGCCGCCCCCGCCGCCACCCGCTGCCGCACCGGCGGTGCCCGAGGAGGTCGTGCTGGCGCTGGCCGGGCCGGTGCTGGCCATCAACCCCGACGGGCCGGGGCAGAACAACCTCCCGTCGGTCGGTATCTTCTTCGCCACCTACGACAGCCTCACGAACTGGGAGATCCCCGCCGACCGCGACGCCCTGTACGCCAGCCTCGAAGGCGGAAACTCCGGCCAGGCCCAGCCCGAGCTCGCCGAGAGTTGGGAGATCTCCGATGACGGCAGCGTCTACACGTTCCACCTGCGCCAGGGCGTGATGAGCGACGCGGGCAACGAGATGACCGCCGCCGACGTGTACTGGTCCCTCGAGAAGGCCATGGCGGCGGGGACCACCGGTGCCTTCTGGCTGCTGGTGGCCGGACTTACGAGCATCGACCAGGTCGAGACCATCGACGACTACACGATCCGGATCAGCGGCCTGGTCGGCGACAAGCTCCTGCCCTCGCTGGGGACAGGCTGGCTGGCGATCTACGACTCCGTGTACCTGCAGGAGAACCACGCCACCGACGAGGACCCCTACGCCAACGAGTGGCTCAACCAGAACACGGCAGGCTTCGGGCCGTACCGCGTGCTGGAATTCGGGCCCGGCGGCGACGAGATGGTCCTCGAGGCCCGCGAGAACTACTGGGGCCCCCAGCCGGCGTTGACGCGTGTCATCCAGCGCAGCGTGCCCGACGCCAACTCGCGGCTGCAGCTGCTGCTCGCCGGCGACGTGGCGTTCGCAGCCGAGTTGACGACGCTGGGCGTCGAGCAGGCGAAGGCCACCGACGGCGTGGCGGTCACCCGCATCTTCACGACCACCGGCGCCTTCCTGGCCCTCACCTACGATCCACCGTTCGACGACCCGGCGGTGCGGGCGGCGATCGCTCAGGCGATCCCCTACCAGGACATCATCGACGTGGTCTTCCAGGGCGATGCCGTCCTGTGGGATTCGATCCTGATCCCACCGGTGCCCGGCTACACCAACGAGTTCTACCGGGGCTATGACGTCGAGGCGGCCGGGGCGGTCCTCTCGGGGATCGACGCGCCGCTCACCCTGGCGTATGCCGACGGCCTCCCGCTGGACGAGGAGATCGCCATCCTGGTGCAGAACTCGTTCCGCGAGGCAGGCTTCGACCTCGCCATCGAGAAGCAGCCACGGGCCACCTTCGACGGCCGCAAGTACGGCAGGACGGGCGAACTGCAGTTCTTCGTGGACGTGCTCGACACGCCGGCCTACTACGACGCCAACTACTACGGCTTCATCTACGGCGGCGTCGGCGGGTTCCTGAACTGGTTCGGGTACGCCAACGACGAGCTGAACGCCGCCCTGGAGGCCGTGATCCATCCCGCCACGATGGAAGAGGCCGCCCTGACGATCCAGCGGATCTACGCCGAGGACTACCCGATCCATCCCATCGCCTGGACCGGCCTCGACTACGCCCACGCCGACTTCCTGACACTGCCAAGGGCGCTCACCGGCAACGGTCTCGTGCGGATTCAGGACTTCGAGGCGGCGGACGGCTAG